The Podospora pseudocomata strain CBS 415.72m chromosome 1 map unlocalized CBS415.72m_1, whole genome shotgun sequence genome has a segment encoding these proteins:
- a CDS encoding uncharacterized protein (EggNog:ENOG503NWP9; COG:C), translating into MPASNAANVRSIKIVIVGAGSVGVTTAYALLLSGLAAEIVLIDIDTNRALGEAIDMSHAAHYAQARVRVGDSYDDCAGATAVIVTAGVNQKPGQTRMDLVKTNYGLFKSIIPQIAAAAPDTILIIATNPVDVLTHAALKLSGFPVERVIGSGTAMDTTRFRHELGKQFGVNPRNVHAVIIGEHGDSQLPVWSLASIAGMRLRDYAAQKGIPYDQEVMDGCSQRTKDAAYEIIQRKGKTNYGVASVLVSILEPIITDGDALVTVSRVGTYAGVDDVALSMPCKLNRAGAHQDVPLLLDEKEKELLRQSAESIKEVLRACE; encoded by the exons ATGCCTGCCTCCAATGCAGCCAACGTTAGA TCCATCAAGATCGTGATTGTCGGTGCCGGCTCCGTCGGTGTTACTACCGCCTATGCCCTCCTCCTATCAGGGCTCGCAGCCGAGATCGTTCTCATCGACATCGACACGAACCGCGCCCTGGGTGAGGCCATTGACATGAGCCACGCCGCCCACTATGCCCAGGCCCGCGTTCGTGTAGGTGACTCTTACGACGACTGCGCGGGAGCCACAGCCGTCATCGTCACAGCCGGCGTCAATCAAAAGCCAGGTCAGACCAGAATGGACCTTGTCAAGACCAACTACGGGTTGTTCaagtccatcatcccccagATCGCCGCCGCGGCGCCAGATACGATTCTCATCATTGCGACCAACCCCGTTGATGTCCTCACACATGCCGCTCTCAAGTTGTCTGGTTTcccggtggagagggtgattggCTCCGGGACAGCCATGGACACGACCAGATTCAGACACGAGCTGGGCAAGCAGTTTGGCGTCAACCCGCGAAACGTGCACGCGGTGATTATTGGCGAGCATGGTGACAGTCAGCTGCCGGTTTGGTCCCTTGCTTCGATTGCGGgcatgaggttgagggaCTATGCGGCGCAAAAGGGGATTCCGTACGACCAGGAGGTCATGGACGGTTGCTCCCAGAGGACGAAGGACGCGGCGTACGAGATTATCCAGCGCAAGGGCAAGACCAACTATGGTGTTGCTTCGGTGCTGGTCAGCATCTTGGAGCCGATCATCACTGATGGCGATGCCTTGGTGACAGTTTCGAGGGTGGGGACGTACGCTggggtggatgatgttgcGTTGAGCATGCCTTGCAAGCTGAACAGGGCGGGTGCTCACCAGGATGTGCCGCTGTTGctggatgagaaggagaaggagctgttGAGGCAGTCGGCGGAGAGTATcaaggaggtgttgagggctTGCGAGTAA
- a CDS encoding uncharacterized protein (COG:S; EggNog:ENOG503NWBX): MSAPRPPEDPTKPGDDSQENPQSPPPEQPANNTQSSSNKGKEKKKVGFTSEITAGPSHSGYYYGTPTPTDQETEARDYFSLSPSPSPSPTDGHNANRDSVNREQLAAALAEILKPEHLSGPVPPSKPRPVLRKSTPLLAVPESPATQHQSEIEAKNRADRLAYSVGTGSAPPSGRSSAELTELEEEASRDREGLLGSSDTAQTHDFALPANDDSLRYRRNAHQEADRLIRTHTRRKSPLMHSFTPRSGTATPVDHDVEYIPRPDKYKGGILGTLLKLYGTDEKNGSASASTSTADLLIPSLPSTPSRTPNRTPSSTPPTSRPTTPDPDKGRRSKKRQSTSTLAGLMESSFMIAAPGTNKDIQNAVSEKIKLEKERYKKTAKSKKKVDEYKIKIHIAEIINRHRYLIKLCNALMIYGAPTHRLEAYMAMSARVLGIEGQFLYLPGIMLISFDDSQTHTTEVKIIKANQGLDFGRLRDVHEIYKEVVHDRIGVDEATTRLDEVNKRNEKFPIWFRILLSGVASAAVAPFGFEGRYIDLPICFILGCVVGFLQLYLAPSNELYANVFEITAAILTSCLARAFGSIRGGTLFCFSSLAQASIALILPGYMILCASLELQNHQMISGSVRMVYALIYTLFLGYGITIGSVIYGYMDENASSAIHCSVGEEWYLQRPSPDYYVLFVIPFTLCLCAINQAKWKQTPVQVIISVAGYLVNNYSSRFFKGNSVVSSSLGALTIGVLANLYSRLGRYFENYMLDVWERTIQPRWNRFRRRVKRGPYPSPYYQSSTAMDSDESDPKAAAEREKERDLENGPPTLSTEGITAGITKHARKVGYGLAAAAMLPAIFVQVPGGLAVNGSLLSGVASANQIVRNETILANGTVVNGTFTTTEEVADLNSTAFNVLFSVIQVAINISVGLSLSALLVYPFGKRRSGLFSF; encoded by the exons ATGTCGGCACCACGCCCACCCGAAGATCCCACGAAGCCGGGTGACGACAGCCAGGAGAATCCgcagtcaccacctcctgaGCAACccgccaacaacacacagtcatcatccaacaagggaaaggagaagaagaaggtgggaTTTACAAGCGAGATCACGGCTGGTCCATCTCACTCTGGGTACTATTACGGAACCCCTACCCCCACCGATCAAGAAACAGAGGCTCGGGATTACTTCTCCctttcaccctcaccaagtCCAAGCCCGACCGATGGCCACAATGCCAATCGAGACTCTGTTAACAGGGAGCAGCTCGCTGCCGCCCTGGCTGAGATCTTGAAGCCCGAGCACCTGAGTGGTCCAGTACCCCCGAGCAAGCCCCGCCCGGTCCTCCGGAAGTCGACCCCACTTCTGGCCGTTCCCGAATCACCCGCTACACAGCATCAGTCCGAGATTGAAGCCAAGAACCGGGCTGATCGGCTTGCTTATTCGGTGGGCACCGGTTCAGCCCCGCCGTCTGGAAGGAGCTCTGCTGAACTTACCgagttggaagaggaggcttCTCGAGATCGTGAGGGCCTATTGGGGAGTTCGGACACTGCACAGACGCATGACTTCGCTTTGCCTGCCAATGACGACTCCCTCAGGTATCGAAGAAACGCCCATCAAGAGGCGGACAGGCTTATTCGCACCCACACCCGGCGCAAAAGCCCACTCATGCACTCATTCACTCCACGGTCAGGGACAGCAACCCCTGTTGATCACGATGTTGAGTACATCCCCCGCCCGGACAAGTACAAGGGTGGCATCTTGGGAACGCTTCTTAAGCTGTACGGCACAGATGAGAAAAATGGCTCGGCCTCGGCGTCGACGTCGACCGCCGACCTCCTAatccccagcctccccagCACACCCAGTCGAACTCCAAACCGCACGCCTTCTAGCACTCCGCCTACGTCTCGGCCTACGACTCCCGATCCCGACAAGGGGCGCCGATCCAAGAAGAGACAGTCTACCAGCACTCTGGCTGGGCTGATGGAGTCCTCTTTCATGATTGCCGCCCCCGGAACCAACAAGGACATCCAAAATGCCGTCTCAGAGAAGATCAAGTTGGAGAAAGAACGGTACAAGAAGACGGCaaagtcgaagaagaaggtcgaCGAATACAAGATCAAGATCCACATTGCCGAAATCATCAATCGACATCGCTACCTGATCAAGCTCTGCAACGCCTTGATGATCTATGGCGCGCCAACCCATCGTCTCGAGGCTTACATGGCCATGTCTGCTCGCGTTCTTGGCATCGAAGGCCAGTTTCTGTATCTGCCTGGCATCATGTTGATTTCTTTCGACGACAGTCAGACGCACACTACCGAGGTCAAGATCATCAAGGCTAATCAGGGCTTGGACTTTGGTCGCCTGCGCGATGTCCACGAGATCTACAAGGAGGTTGTCCATGATCGAATCGGAGTCGATGAGGCTACTACCCGACTTGACGAGGTGAACAAGCGTAACGAGAAGTTCCCCATCTGGTTTCGGATCCTGCTCTCTGGGGTAGCGTCAGCAGCAGTGGCTCCTTTCGGTTTCGAGGGCCGGTACATCGACTTGCCCATCTGCTTCATCCTCGGCTGCGTGGTTGGTTTCCTCCAGCTCTACCTGGCGCCATCCAATGAGCTCTATGCCAATGTCTTCGAAATCACGGCAGCTATTCTGACTTCGTGCCTGGCTCGAGCCTTTGGTTCGATCAGAGGTGGAACGctcttctgcttctcctcccttgCCCAGGCCTCGATTGCTCTGATTCTCCCTGGTTACATGATCCTCTGCGCAAGTCTGGAGctccaaaaccaccagaTGATCTCGGGTTCTGTTCGAATGGTGTACGCGCTCATCTACACGCTCTTCCTAGGCTACGGTATAACCATAGGGTCCGTTATCTATGGCTACATGGACGAGAACGCCTCGAGCGCCATTCACTGCTCAGTTGGCGAGGAGTGGTACCTCCAACGACCATCGCCCGATTATTACGTCTTATTTGTCATTCCCTTCACACTTTGCCTGTGTGCGATCAATCAAGCGAAGTGGAAGCAAACACCTG TCCAAGTGATCATCTCGGTCGCCGGTTACCTCGTCAACAATTACTCTTCCCGCTTCTTCAAAGGCAATTCGGTTGTTTCCAGTTCGCTCGGTGCTCTGACCATTGGtgtcctcgccaaccttTACTCTCGCCTTGGACGATACTTTGAGAACTACATGCTCGATGTCTGGGAGAGGACGATCCAACCACGCTGGAACCGCTTTCGGAGACGTGTCAAGAGAGGACCTTATCCGTCCCCGTATTACCAATCATCGACAGCCATGGATTCAGATGAGTCTGATCCCAAAGCCGCTGCAGAGCGAGAGAAGGAGCGAGACCTGGAGAACGGACCCCCGACTTTGTCCACCGAGGGCATCACAGCCGGTATTACCAAGCATGCTCGCAAAGTTGGGTACGGTCTTGCCGCGGCGGCCATGTTGCCTGCCATCTTTGTCCAAGTGCCCGGAGGCCTGGCCGTGAACGGGTCTTTGTTGAGCGGCGTTGCTAGCGCCAACCAGATTGTTCGTAACGAGACAATTTTGGCGAACGGGACTGTTGTCAACGGGACGTTTACGACAACGGAAGAGGTAGCGGATTTGAACAGCACTGCTTTCAACGTGCTGTTCAGCGTTATTCAGGTTGCGATCAATATCTCTGTAGGGTTGAGTTTGAGTGCGTTGCTGGTTTATCCTTTCGGAAAGCGGAGAAGTGGATTGTTCAGTTTCTAA
- a CDS encoding uncharacterized protein (COG:O; EggNog:ENOG503NYU8; MEROPS:MER0003426) — MRHSVFSLLLGAISLITTTGVTGLEFTVSLEENGKAADASKLQFVKIPPLKHRRRGHRNATVATGQHVTAKRGNNDISYSDNWCGASSRSNDADPIRNVFGYFTVPDLKLRAGIPPPQYAAAWIGIDGAKCNQTLLQAGVTTVVNSNGGQSASAWWEWYPGAAYTIANLPVKPGDWMSVNITAHDATSGRIIVTNAQRGYSMTLNLTSGPKLCRWDVEWILEDFYEAETNKQVPFASFQDLWFLDTEATTVRGKNVGIDGAAMVHLMNPQGKVLCQAEKYDNANFVITSH; from the exons ATGCGGCACTCGGTATTTTCTCTGCTCCTGGGAGCCATCTCCCTGATCACCACAACAGGCGTCACAGGACTCGAGTTCACCGTGTCACTAGAAGAGAACGGCAAAGCTGCTGATGCCTCCAAGCTTCAGTTCGTCAAGATTCCCCCGTTGAAGCACCGGAGACGTGGACACCGCAATGCAACCGTCGCCACAGGCCAGCATGTGACCGCCAAGAGAGGGAACAACGACATCAGTTATAGTGACAACTGGTGTGGTGCCTCCTCGCGATCAAACGATGCGGACCCCATCCGCAATGTGTTTGGGTATTTCACTGTGCCTGACTTGAAGTTACGAGCTGGTATCCCTCCGCCTCAATATGCGGCGGCCTGGATCGGTATCGACGGAGCCAAGTGCAACCAGACCTTGTTGCAAGCTGGAGTCACTACCGTG gtcaACTCCAACGGTGGACAGAGTGCATCGGCTTGGTGGGAGTGGTATCCAGGTGCTGCGTACACTATCGCCAACCTCCCAGTCAAGCCAGGGGACTGGATGTCCGTCAACATCACAGCCCACGATGCGACCAGCGGCAGGAT AATTGTAACAAACGCTCAGCGCGGCTACTCAATGACGCTCAATTTGACCAGCGGGCCCAAGCTGTGCCGGTGGGATGTTGAGTGGATTCTGGAGGACTTCTACGAGGCCGAAACGAACAAGCAGGTTCCTTTTGCCAGCTTCCAGGACCTGTGGTTTCTCGATACCGAGGCGACGACAGTGCGTGGGAAGAATGTTGGGATCGATGGAGCGGCCATGGTGCATCTGATGAACCCGCAAGGAAAGGTTCTCTGCCAGGCCGAAAAGTACGACAACGCTAATTTCGTCATTACTTCGCATTAA
- a CDS encoding uncharacterized protein (EggNog:ENOG503P34S; COG:S): MASPNGTGYLLPATGAQGLANYPHARTIPSTARTIFVSGTSSRRGDGTYEGCETQADGTHILDCGAQTAAVLRNIETIIRGATDGKCGLESVVDATVFLTDIRSDYAAMNAEWNKVWPDRTKAPARTCVQVAALPNERLNVEIKCQAVVSE; encoded by the coding sequence ATGGCATCACCAAACGGAACAGGCTACTTGCTGCCAGCGACTGGAGCCCAGGGGCTGGCCAACTATCCTCATGCCCGCACCATCCCAAGCACAGCGCGAACAATATTCGTATCGGGTACCTCGAGTCGACGCGGGGACGGCACCTACGAAGGTTGCGAAACACAGGCCGACGGAACACACATTTTGGACTGCGGGGCACAGACAGCAGCTGTTCTGAGGAACATCGAAACCATCATTCGCGGGGCCACAGACGGGAAATGTGGTCTTGAAAGTGTTGTGGACGCAACGGTCTTCTTGACGGATATTCGAAGCGATTACGCCGCCATGAACGCCGAGTGGAACAAAGTTTGGCCAGACCGCACCAAAGCACCAGCTCGGACTTGCGTTCAGGTTGCTGCGCTGCCCAACGAGAGGCTCAATGTTGAGATCAAGTGCCAAGCGGTCGTTTCGGagtga
- a CDS encoding uncharacterized protein (COG:S; EggNog:ENOG503P576), which yields MPHNTRYPSPSSASTGCSHHSSSSTSYHYSPVQQTVTINRPNVPDFRFCMELGLVLRSRTLDHKESAGLEKELSRTLTKQNIPNSVITSPLKQTSSSSSSYAVQVLDSPSSREWTITTETSIPDHAKDHRFGIKLVSPFMRFTATKHESWLKKIYTLFHVLEANFEVTSSHQCFTHIHIVPERGYWTYGQLECLAKSALYFESCLDELVPPYRRKSVWAKSNRYNAYFGSAKSMRQCFDKFDKGGKLDINGLAMRMNWCSASSATGLSLSEDGQDFMTDTYRWSFKGLVAQGGDGCGTVAFKQPPGSTSAEDAVGWVMLVGCFARLACVLGETIRPEDKPLIKSLGEWLVYEASWCQLPRVKILKDLLRQATPEMREVAGGSRGKGKDVEAITIDEDSRLRAKQGERELVGEKYLRMLKHIH from the coding sequence ATGCCGCACAACACGAGGTAcccctcgccgtcgtcggcctcgacAGGATGCTCACACCAcagctcctcttccacctcatATCACTACAGCCCAGTCCAACAAaccgtcaccatcaaccgCCCAAATGTCCCCGACTTCCGCTTCTGCATGGAGCTCGGCCTCGTCCTCCGAAGCCGCACCCTCGACCACAAAGAGTCGGCCGGTCTCGAGAAAGAGCTCAGCCGGACCCTCACCAAGCAAAACATCCCCAACTCGgtcatcacctccccattaaaacaaacatcatcatcatcatcatcctacGCCGTCCAGGTGTTGGacagcccctcctcccgcgaatggaccatcaccaccgaaaCCAGCATCCCCGACCACGCCAAAGACCACCGCTTCGGCATCAAGCTTGTGTCTCCCTTCATGAGGTTCACAGCGACCAAGCACGAGTCTTGGCTCAAAAAGATTTACACCCTCTTTCACGTCCTCGAGGCGAACTTTGAAGTCACGAGCTCCCACCAGTGCTTCACGCACATCCACATCGTCCCTGAGCGAGGGTACTGGACGTACGGGCAGCTGGAGTGCCTAGCCAAGTCTGCCCTCTATTTCGAATCCTGCCTTGACGAGCTTGTCCCGCCTTATCGGAGGAAGTCAGTCTGGGCCAAGAGCAATAGGTACAACGCCTATTTCGGCTCGGCAAAGAGCATGAGGCAGTGTTTTGACAAGTTTGACAAGGGGGGCAAGCTGGATATCAATGGGCTGGCTATGAGGATGAACTGGTGCTCTGCTAGTTCTGCTACGGGGTTGTCGCTTTCGGAGGATGGGCAGGATTTCATGACGGATACGTACCGGTGGTCGTTCAAGGGGCTTGTTGCGCAGGGGGGGGACGGGTGCGGAACTGTGGCTTTTAAGCAGCCGCCGGGCAGCACGAGCGCGGAGGATGCGGTTGGGTGGGTGATGCTTGTGGGGTGTTTTGCGAGGTTGGCGTGCGTGCTTGGGGAGACCATCAGGCCGGAGGATAAGCCGTTGATCAAGAGCTTGGGGGAGTGGTTAGTTTACGAGGCTAGCTGGTGCCAGCTGCCGAGGGTGAAGATCTTGAAGGATTTGCTAAGGCAGGCTACGCCTGAGATGAGGGAAGTAGCCGGGGGAAgtagggggaaggggaaggatgTGGAAGCTATTACTATTGATGAGGattcgaggttgagggcgaagcaaggggagagggagttggtgggggagaagtacttgaggatgttgaagCATATTCACTGA
- a CDS encoding uncharacterized protein (COG:E; EggNog:ENOG503NUN0): MKSEQEGSVESGSGPELLDGLVSLDKDSQLQRGLKSRHIQFLALGGAIGTGLFVGSGGILALVGPLPLWLGYLSQMFVVWCVMNAIAEMTTYLPMRGITLPYFTNRYVDSSLAFAAGWNYWYAYAILVAAEASAGAILLDYWDTPVHAAVWITIILIVCLALNIIAVEVFGEAEFWFASIKLITILGLIITGIVIMAGGAPNREAIGFGTWNDPGAIKPYVATGSWGNFLAYWTAFVRAGFSFITSPELIGLAAGETVAPRRNIPKAARRFLYRLAIFYGVSSLILGCLVRSDHPRLLSPESNANASPWVIGIQEAGIGGLNHVINAAILTSAWSAGNAFLYSGSRILYSLAATGQAPHIFTRTTRRGVPYAAVLGTWSLGLLAYLNVSENGATVFTWFMNISTISGFIAWIVVLITYLRFRSALKFQGLLDTLPFKTIGQPYLSWFVLVLISLLTLTNGFQVFAIKAADGGFDYRNFLAAYITIPAFLLLYVGHKIVYRTPLAKPLADIDVVTGKKEMDEWCEGDVKPVPKNWLQRVWFWIA; the protein is encoded by the exons ATGAAGTCGGAGCAAGAAGGGTCGGTTGAAAGCGGCAGTGGCCCCGAGCTGCTAGACGGGCTTGTCTCGCTCGACAAGGACTCACAACTTCAACGTGGGTTGAAAAGTAGACACATTCAGTTTTTGGCACTGGGTGGCGC CATCGGAACAGGCCTTTTTGTTGGCTCTGGTGGAATTCTCGCGCTTGTCGGTCCACTGCCATTATGGCTGGGTTACCTGTCACAGATGTTtgttgtgtggtgtgtgatgAACGCCATTGCTGAGATGACTACCTATCTTCCGATGAGAGGAATCACGCTACCATATTTCACGAACCGGTATGTCGATAGCAGTTTGGCTTTTGCGGCCGGCTGGAACTATTGGTATGCGTATGCCATTCTGGTGGCAGCGGAAGCTTCAGCGGGAGCTATCCTGCTGGATTACTGGGACACTCCCGTTCATGCTGCTGTTTGGATCACGATCATCTTGATTGTCTGCCTGGCTCTCAACATCATTGCCGTTGAGGTGTTTGGCGAGGCCGAGTTTTGGTTTGCCAGCATCAAGCTGATCACCATCCTGGGTTTGATCATTACGGGAATTGTCATCATGGCCGGCGGAGCGCCCAACAGGGAAGCGATTGGGTTCGGGACTTGGAATGATCCTGGTGCCATCAAACCATATGTGGCAACGGGAAGTTGGGGCAACTTTTTGGCATACTGGACGGCATTTGTCAGAGCTGGGTTCAGTTTCATCACCTCTCCTGAGCTTATCGGTCTCGCGGCTGGTGAAACTGTTGCTCCTCGGCGGAACATTCCCAAGGCTGCTCGCCGCTTCTTGTACCGTCTGGCTATCTTCTACGGTGTCAGCAGTTTGATTCTCGGCTGTCTCGTCCGATCCGATCACCCGCGCCTTTTGTCCCCTGAGTCGAACGCCAACGCCTCTCCCTGGGTCATCGGTATTCAGGAAGCAGGCATTGGTGGCCTTAACCACGTCATCAATGCCGCCATTCTCACCTCTGCATGGTCAGCCGGTAATGCCTTTCTTTACTCTGGATCACGTATCCTGTACTCCTTGGCGGCAACCGGCCAAGCACCACATATTTTCACCAGGACTACACGCAGAGGTGTTCCTTACGCCGCCGTCCTTGGGACGTGGTCGCTCGGGCTTCTGGCCTACCTCAACGTTTCCGAAAACGGCGCCACAGTATTCACCTGGTTCATGaacatctccaccatctcagGTTTCATCGCTTGGATCGTGGTTCTCATCACCTATCTCCGCTTCCGCTCGGCTCTGAAATTCCAGGGTCTACTAGACACACTGCCATTTAAAACGATCGGGCAGCCATACCTCTCTTGGTTTGTGCTGGTTCTCATCTCGCTTCTTACCCTCACCAACGGATTTCAAGTGTTTGCCATCAAGGCGGCCGACGGGGGGTTCGACTACAGGAACTTTTTGGCGGCATACATCACTATTCCGGCATTTTTGTTGTTATATGTGGGACACAAGATTGTGTACAGGACGCCCTTGGCGAAGCCATTGGCTGATATCGATGTGGTGACGGGCAAGAAGGAAATGGACGAATGGTGTGAGGGCGATGTTAAGCCTGTGCCGAAGAACTGGTTGCAAAGGGTTTGGTTCTGGATTGCGTAG